The Sulfurovum zhangzhouensis genome includes the window TCTCAAGATACGGCAGTCTATAAAAGTAGCTTACTTCATCCGCAAAAATATATTTATGCGGATAGACTTTTTGTTGGTAGTGATCATTTAATGTGAGATACTCGAAACACTTGTCTGCCCTATTACACTTAAGAGCCATACCGTTATCTGGAGCTACCGCTACGATCTGTGATTTTGAAGCAAAGGTCAGGGCATTATTAAGCCATAGATACCGATCCTCTAATGCTTTAGGGACTTCATTATAGTAGAAGATCGCATTTTTAAGGAGCTTCATCTCTTCAAGTTCTGTCACTTCACGTTTGTCACGCATCAAAATATCCATCAATGAGTACTCCAAATACTCATCAGTTCCCATCATACGTTCGAAGTAGTCGATATGTCTGCCGTCATTGTTAGTTTCATCTTCACCCTTATGCATGAACCATATCTGAGCCAATGCTTTACCGTCAAGCGGACTCTCTTGATGGTTGAAGAGATATCTAAAAAGTTGGAACTTTCCAAAGTCCCCTACATCAGCGACATATCTATCCTGCACCTACACCACCCTAGTCTGCAGTGGCTTCATGTACTGTCTGTTTAGTAGATTTCCATGCTGATTTACTGTCACTTTTAATACCTGACCATGTTTTTGAACAACCGCTCAATGCGCCAACTATAAAAAGTGCTAAAATAGTTAACATAAGTTTTTTCATTATCTATATCCTCTTAATTTTTTGAAGTATTATAGCGTATCTGCATTTTCATTTGTAGTCGTGGCAGTGTCTCTTGGAGGTTTTACTTCAGCCCTGCTAATGATCTCTATATAACACTCCGTCCAACCTGCTTCTACAACTTTATCTAATCCTTCTATGATACTGTTAAACGTAACTATTTCTGCATTCTGGGCACTATCACCGAACTTGCAGTCAAAGTTCCAGAACATTTTCTCTGCATCCGGAAGTTTTTTCCCACGTTCTCTTTTGATATATTTTCTTATCTCATGTTTGATCGCTTCTACGATACGGTCCGGATGTCGTTTCTCATCTTGTAATTTAAATGTTTTTTTCATGATTTATCTCCTCTGTTACTCTTGCGATTTCTATTGCGGTTGTTACTTCTACGCCCATCTTTTCTTTCACTCTTCTCTTTATTATCGGATCTGTTGGAACGTGATCTACTGTTATTATAAGAAGATTTTGATTTTTGTGATTTGCTTTTTTGTATCGGTTCAGCTTTGATATTAGGATCCGGAGTGAAAGCCGGTATATCTACTTTTTTGATTTCTGTCTTTATAAGCTTTTCTATATTTGCCAAAAGATCAAACTCATCGATGCAGACAAGAGAAATTGCTTCCCCTGCATTCCCTGCACGCCCTGTCCTACCTATACGGTGTACATAGTCCTCCGGTACATTCGGCAGTTCATAGTTGACGACATGAGGCAGTTGATCTATATCAAGCCCGCGTGCTGCGATATCCGTAGCTACAAGCACCTGTATCTCTTTAGCTTTGAAGCTTTCAAGTGCTTTGGTTCTAGCACCCTGACTCTTATTACCGTGGATAGCAGCAGCTTTGATACCGGACTCTTCAAGCTGCTTTGTAAGTCTGTTTGCTCCATGTTTTGTTCGTGTAAATACCAGTACCTGCTCCCACTTCTTTGTCTTGATTAGCTGAGAAAGCAGTTCTCTTTTACGGTGTTTATCCACATAGTGTACTACTTGTGATATCTTCTCACCAGTACTGTTCTCGCGTGCCACTTCTACATGAACAGGGTCTTTAAGCAGTGTAGCAGCAAGTTTTTTAATCTCATTAGAAAAAGTTGCAGAAAAAAGAAGCGTCTGTCTGTCTGTCGGCATCAGCTTTATTAAACGTTTGATATCGTGGATAAAACCCATGTCAAGCATCCGATCCGCCTCATCAAGTATCAGACACTCAAGCTTGGAAAAGTCTATCCCTTTTTGCCCGGCAATATCCAGTAACCTTCCCGGTGTGGCAATGACGATATCCACCCCTTTTCTTATCGTAGCAAGTTGTGGATTTATCCCTACTCCGCCATAGATAACAGCTGTACGGTAAGGAAGATGCTTCCCGTAGGTTTTAACAGACTCATTTACTTGTGCAGCTAGCTCACGAGTAGGAGTCAAGACTAAAGCCCGTATTTGATATTTATTCATATTAGGTTTAGTTTGACTGAGCCTTTCTAGAAGTGGCAAAGTAAAACCTGCCGTCTTGCCAGTACCTGTCTGGGCAGCAGCCAAAACATCCTTCTTTTGGATGATGAGTGGAATCGCTTTCGCCTGTATCGGAGTAGGTTTTGTGTATCCAGTCTCTTTGATGGCTTTAAGTAGTGGTTGGGAAAGTCCCAATGAAGAAAATGACATTCAGTGTCGCCTTTTGTCGGGCATTGCCCATATAGTAACGCGATTATATCATAAGTTTTCAACTGCCCTAGCGTTTCCCTACCCCGTGGGGATCGGTAGACTTGTAGAGAATCATAAAAAAGCATATAAACATTAATAATATGACTATTTGACATATTTTATAACTGACCGTAAAATATACTATATTATCGTATATCCACAAAACATATCAAGGAGTCTAAGGTGGAAGGAACTATGAAAGTCAGCTATACCATTATGTGCAACAACGATGTCAACCATGAGATTACTCTCTCGGAGATCTTATCCAATGAAAAAGTAACTAAAGTAATCAAAAGTGAGTTTGCCAAAGGTCTTAGAAATCTTACTCTCACCACAAATACTGAAGCCTCACTTTTTATCAAAACAGAAAAAGAGGTCTATGAGTTCATCGTTGATAAAAATGATTTTGCAGATATCCTTGTATTGGCTGAGGAAGATGCACGTAAACATAAACGTATCAAAAAAGAGTGTGAAGGTGTAGAATTGGTAGATATCGTAACGTTAGACTAACGCATCTATGTTATACTTAACTAAAACTATTTACTAAGACTTTCCTATGGCCAAAAAAAAGAAGAAACACTTTATAAAACTCAACAATAAAATCAGAAACTATTTTCAGGGACTCCCTTTTGACGAAGGTATCACTATGATGGATGATGACAAGCTTATCGAACTGGTCATGTTTCTAGAGATACCAATGGCAAGACTGGAACGGGATGA containing:
- a CDS encoding entericidin EcnAB, which gives rise to MLTILALFIVGALSGCSKTWSGIKSDSKSAWKSTKQTVHEATAD
- a CDS encoding DEAD/DEAH box helicase — its product is MSFSSLGLSQPLLKAIKETGYTKPTPIQAKAIPLIIQKKDVLAAAQTGTGKTAGFTLPLLERLSQTKPNMNKYQIRALVLTPTRELAAQVNESVKTYGKHLPYRTAVIYGGVGINPQLATIRKGVDIVIATPGRLLDIAGQKGIDFSKLECLILDEADRMLDMGFIHDIKRLIKLMPTDRQTLLFSATFSNEIKKLAATLLKDPVHVEVARENSTGEKISQVVHYVDKHRKRELLSQLIKTKKWEQVLVFTRTKHGANRLTKQLEESGIKAAAIHGNKSQGARTKALESFKAKEIQVLVATDIAARGLDIDQLPHVVNYELPNVPEDYVHRIGRTGRAGNAGEAISLVCIDEFDLLANIEKLIKTEIKKVDIPAFTPDPNIKAEPIQKSKSQKSKSSYNNSRSRSNRSDNKEKSERKDGRRSNNRNRNRKSNRGDKS
- a CDS encoding DUF6172 family protein; translation: MKKTFKLQDEKRHPDRIVEAIKHEIRKYIKRERGKKLPDAEKMFWNFDCKFGDSAQNAEIVTFNSIIEGLDKVVEAGWTECYIEIISRAEVKPPRDTATTTNENADTL